One window of Balneolales bacterium ANBcel1 genomic DNA carries:
- a CDS encoding M3 family oligoendopeptidase has product MATKEQTGAEKVRWDLSDLYHGLDDPQFANDRELALQKADAFAEKWRGRIAELTPAEFSSVLDEYSGILEIMSRLGSFAYLGWTTNTEDPALGKAVQESNELSSEISRKLVFFTVEWLAMEEQEAARLIESDELTFYRHYLETSRMDKPHILEEKEEKILSAKSVTGAKAWVRFFDETLGASRFVLDGETLTESEILGKMHDPDRNVRRKASEVFTEGLARRKHPLTYVFNTLLVDKYTNDRLRNYPHWLKARNLSNEISDESVDSLVDAVVAHYPLVQRFYRLKKKLLGLDEMMEFDRYAPVRKNREKISWTEARRIVVESYTEFHPEMGRIADLFFEKRWIDAAMGPGKRGGAYSASTVPSVHPYVFMNYEGRIRDVQTLAHELGHGVHQYLSRKQGILQAGTPLTTAETASVFGEMLVFRKLLSSLDDPAEKLALLVGKIDDTIATVFRQVSMNRFEDRIHKARREEGELTTDRFSDLWMETQKPVYGDSVTLSDNYRLWWSYIPHFVHTPGYVYAYAFGELLVLALYQEYQRAPNGFDQKYLAMLEKGGSEWPDRMTDELGVDIRQRTFWNRGLQAVETMIGEAESLLDSVDASR; this is encoded by the coding sequence ATGGCAACAAAAGAGCAAACAGGCGCAGAAAAAGTGCGCTGGGATCTGTCGGATCTCTATCATGGCCTTGATGACCCTCAATTTGCAAACGACCGCGAGCTGGCGCTCCAAAAAGCGGATGCCTTTGCCGAAAAATGGCGCGGACGAATTGCGGAACTGACCCCCGCCGAATTCTCATCGGTCCTGGACGAGTATTCCGGGATACTGGAAATCATGAGCCGTCTGGGTTCCTTCGCGTACCTTGGCTGGACCACCAACACCGAGGATCCCGCACTGGGCAAGGCGGTTCAGGAATCCAATGAGCTCTCTTCGGAGATCTCCCGGAAACTGGTGTTCTTCACGGTGGAATGGCTGGCCATGGAGGAACAGGAGGCAGCCCGGCTGATTGAAAGCGACGAACTGACTTTTTACAGACACTATCTGGAAACGTCCAGGATGGATAAGCCCCATATCCTGGAAGAGAAGGAAGAGAAAATTCTTTCGGCAAAATCTGTTACCGGCGCAAAAGCCTGGGTCCGTTTTTTTGATGAAACGCTTGGAGCATCCCGTTTTGTCCTGGATGGTGAAACCCTTACAGAGTCGGAAATACTGGGCAAAATGCATGACCCTGACCGGAACGTCAGGCGAAAAGCATCGGAAGTGTTCACGGAGGGTCTGGCCCGGAGGAAGCACCCGCTGACCTATGTGTTCAATACCTTGCTGGTCGACAAATACACCAACGACCGCCTCAGAAACTATCCCCACTGGCTCAAAGCGCGCAACCTGTCAAATGAAATTTCGGATGAGAGCGTCGATTCACTTGTGGATGCCGTCGTAGCACATTATCCGCTGGTGCAGCGATTTTACAGATTGAAAAAGAAACTGCTCGGCCTGGATGAGATGATGGAGTTCGATCGTTATGCGCCCGTCCGCAAAAACAGGGAGAAAATCAGCTGGACTGAGGCGCGCAGGATTGTTGTCGAATCCTACACCGAGTTTCACCCTGAGATGGGCCGCATCGCTGACCTGTTTTTTGAAAAGCGCTGGATTGATGCCGCCATGGGCCCGGGAAAACGGGGCGGCGCCTATTCCGCATCCACTGTTCCCTCGGTGCACCCGTATGTGTTCATGAACTATGAAGGCAGGATACGGGACGTCCAGACCCTCGCCCATGAACTGGGGCACGGGGTGCATCAGTACCTGTCACGCAAGCAGGGCATTCTGCAGGCAGGGACGCCGCTAACTACGGCCGAAACGGCCTCGGTCTTCGGCGAGATGCTGGTATTCCGAAAACTGCTGTCCTCCCTGGATGACCCTGCTGAAAAGCTGGCGCTGCTGGTTGGGAAAATTGATGATACCATCGCAACTGTATTTCGTCAGGTTTCCATGAACCGGTTCGAAGACCGCATCCACAAAGCCCGCAGGGAAGAGGGCGAACTCACCACCGACCGTTTTTCGGATCTCTGGATGGAGACCCAGAAACCGGTATATGGTGACTCGGTAACGCTCTCGGATAATTATCGCCTATGGTGGAGCTATATCCCGCATTTTGTCCATACTCCGGGGTATGTCTATGCCTATGCGTTCGGTGAACTGCTGGTGCTTGCCCTGTATCAGGAGTACCAGCGGGCCCCGAACGGTTTCGATCAAAAGTATCTGGCAATGCTCGAAAAGGGAGGATCCGAATGGCCCGACAGGATGACCGATGAACTGGGCGTGGACATCCGGCAACGCACTTTCTGGAATCGCGGGCTGCAGGCCGTGGAAACCATGATCGGAGAGGCGGAATCCCTTCTTGATTCTGTGGACGCTTCACGGTAA